One genomic window of Solanum dulcamara chromosome 12, daSolDulc1.2, whole genome shotgun sequence includes the following:
- the LOC129876755 gene encoding uncharacterized protein LOC129876755, with amino-acid sequence MAKKGPQINHLSFADDIIIFSSGRSHTLKLIMETLHTYEHASGQLINREKSNFMVPSNAINSTVRRIKKVTGFKQKNSPITYLGCPLYIGRQRIIYYSELIAKVVARIAGWQEKLISYGGRVTLIKHVIQALPIHLLSASSPPATTIKQIQSITANFF; translated from the coding sequence ATGGCTAAAAAGGGCCCTCAAATTAATCATCtcagttttgcagatgacatcATCATATTCTCATCTGGAAGATCTCATACCTTGAAACTTATCATGGAGACACTACATACCTATGAGCATGCTTCAGGCCAATTGATCAACAGAGAAAAGAGTAACTTCATGGTACCCTCAAATGCCATCAACTCTACTGTTAGAAGAATCAAGAAAGTGACAGGCTTCAAGCAAAAGAACAGCCCTATCACATATCTGGGGTGTCCTCTTTACATTGGTAGACAGAGGATCATCTATTATTCTGAGCTTATAGCTAAAGTTGTGGCTAGGATAGCTGGATGGCAggaaaaattaattagttatgGAGGAAGAGTTACTTTGATTAAGCATGTCATCCAAGCACTTCCTATTCACTTGTTATCTGCTAGTTCCCCTCCTGCAACCactatcaagcaaattcaaaGCATCACAGCCAATTTCTTCTAG